Genomic segment of Luteolibacter sp. Y139:
GGCGACCTTGCCGTTTTCCCAGCGCAGGGTCGCGGCGGTTTGCGGCGGCTGGAGGGCTTCGCCGCCGGCGAAGTGGCCTTTCTCCCGGAGCTCGTCGTCGTAGGTGAAACACTCGTCCATCATGGAATGGAGCTCGGTTTCCGAGAAGTTGGGGAGTTTGTTAGGATCGATGTAGCCAAGACAGATGTATTTCATGGCGGGAAAGGGAAGAGGTTGGAGTGTAGGTGGGAAGGATGGGATTACTTCTGGGCTTCGAGGTCCGAGATGTCCCAGATGGGGCGAAGCTCGATGACGTCGCCGGGCTCGGCGGGGACGCGCTGGGCCCACTTGAGGGCTTCTTCACGCGATTCGATTTCGAAGATCCAGTAGCCGCCGATAACTTCCTTCGATTCGATGAAGGGGCCGTCGGTCAGGACCGGCTTGCCGGTGTCGAAGGTGACGCGGGCGCTTTCGGAAGGGGGACGCAGGCCATCGATGTCGAGGATCTTGGCGGCCTTCGCGAACTCGTCGTTGAATTTCCCCATTTTATCGAGGTCTTCGAGTTGAAGGTCGGTCTTTT
This window contains:
- a CDS encoding YciI family protein, translating into MKFLMLMIPHGYQPGTPPAERIDEKTDLQLEDLDKMGKFNDEFAKAAKILDIDGLRPPSESARVTFDTGKPVLTDGPFIESKEVIGGYWIFEIESREEALKWAQRVPAEPGDVIELRPIWDISDLEAQK
- a CDS encoding YciI family protein, which translates into the protein MKYICLGYIDPNKLPNFSETELHSMMDECFTYDDELREKGHFAGGEALQPPQTAATLRWENGKVAITDGPYAETKEQIGGILILEARDLNHAIQIMSKHPGVKAGPFEIRPAADLSEMIRQSEQRRSSTK